The following proteins are encoded in a genomic region of Anguilla anguilla isolate fAngAng1 chromosome 15, fAngAng1.pri, whole genome shotgun sequence:
- the LOC118214341 gene encoding cholecystokinin receptor-like, which yields MDVQKLNEASSGFVDCVRAQSNSSLNSTANMTVEVINTTTCGNASVVPKLPPARQKEMDSVRILLYSFIFLLSVFGNLLIIAVLILNKRMRTVTNSFLLSLAVSDLMMAVFCMPFTLIPNLLGDFIFGAAMCKIVAYFMGISVSISTFSLVAIAIERYSAICNPLKSRAWQTRSHAYRVITATWILSFLIMVPYPIFSVLVAFDKPNRATRHMCRLDWPMSHIEQSWYILLLSVLFIIPGVVMIIAYGLISRELYRGIQFELDQKKQAGEMKNGLTTTVSSGCDEGDGCYVQVVKRPVAMEMSALTPVSAAKVERPRSNTSEAKLMAKKRVIRMLMVIVAMFFICWMPLYSVNTWKAFDLQSAHRALSGAPISFIHLLSYTSACVNPIIYCFMNKRFRKALLATFGCCARPCPRPRARDEDATTTAASLSKFSYTTVSTMGPS from the exons ATGGACGTACAGAAACTGAATGAAGCGTCTTCTGGTTTTGTGGATTGTGTGCGAGCGCAGAGCAACTCATCCTTGAACAGCACGGCAAATATGACCGTGGAAGTTATCAACACCACCACCTGTGGAAACGCATCAGTCGTTCCAAAACTGCCACCCGCGCGACAGAAAG aGATGGATTCCGTGCGGATCCTGCTCTACTCGTTCATCTTCCTGCTCAGCGTCTTTGGGAACCTGCTGATCATCGCGGTGCTGATCCTGAACAAGCGCATGCGCACGGTCACCAACTCCTTCCTGCTGTCGCTGGCGGTCAGCGACCTGATGATGGCGGTCTTCTGCATGCCCTTCACCCTCATCCCCAACCTGCTGGGCGACTTCATCTTCGGCGCGGCCATGTGCAAGATCGTCGCCTACTTCATGG GAATCTCGGTGAGCATTTCCACCTTCAGCCTGGTCGCCATCGCGATCGAGCGCTACAGCGCCATCTGCAACCCGCTGAAGTCGCGGGCCTGGCAGACCCGTTCCCATGCCTACCGGGTCATCACTGCCACCTGGATCCTGTCCTTCCTCATCATGGTGCCCTACCCCATCTTCAGCGTGCTGGTGGCCTTCGACAAGCCCAACAGGGCCACCCGGCACATGTGCCGCCTGGACTGGCCAATGAGTCACATCGAGCAGTCCTG gtaCATCTTGCTGCTGTCCGTGCTCTTCATCATCCCGGGCGTGGTGATGATAATCGCGTACGGGCTCATCTCCAGGGAGCTGTACCGCGGGATACAGTTTGAGCTGGACCAGAAGAAGCAGGCCGGCG AAATGAAGAACGGTCTGACCACCACAGTGTCGTCGGGCTGCGACGAGGGGGACGGCTGCTATGTGCAGGTGGTCAAGCGTCCGGTCGCCATGGAGATGTCCGCTCTGACCCCCGTCAGCGCGGCCAAGGTGGAGCGCCCGCGCAGCAACACGTCGGAGGCCAAGCTGATGGCGAAGAAGCGCGTCATTCGCATGCTCATGGTCATCGTGGCCATGTTCTTCATCTGCTGGATGCCCCTCTACTCCGTCAACACCTGGAAGGCCTTCGACCTGCAGTCGGCCCACCGGGCGCTGTCGGGGGCGCCCATCTCCTTCATCCACCTGCTGTCCTACACCTCGGCCTGCGTCAACCCCATCATCTACTGCTTCATGAACAAGCGCTTCCGCAAGGCCCTGCTGGCCACCTTCGGCTGCTGCGCCCGGCCCTGCCCCCGGCCCCGCGCGCGGGACGAGGAcgccaccaccaccgccgcctCGCTCTCCAAGTTCAGCTACACCACCGTCAGCACCATGGGGCCCTCCTGA